The sequence CGGTCCTGGCGGCGCGACCGAAACGATCTCGTTTCGCATCTGGAAGATCGGATTCACGAACCTGAACATGGGGCAGGCGGCCGCCGCATCGATTCTGCTGCTGCTGGCTATCATGCTGCTCACGCTGCTGTTGATTCGCGTCATGCGGCGGGAACGCGCCTGAACGCAATCAGGTGCGCCAGAACTGTCGCTCTAGCTCATCTTGGGTCAACTTGAGCATCGTCGGACGCCCGTGACCGCAGGCGCGTGGCTGCTGTGTGCGTTCGAGCTGCTCGACGAGTTCGCGCATTTCCTGCAGACTCAACGTCTGACCGGCGCGAATCGACGTATGGCAGGCCACGCTGACAGCGACGGAGTCGAGCCATGAGCTGCCCGATCCGCCCTCTCCCAACTCCTTGAGGATGTCGCGAAGCCGTGCCTGGACATCGGTTCCGACAGCAACAGCGGGTACCGAGCGAACCAGAATCGAACTTGGGCCGAACCGTTCCAGATCGAATCCCACTTGACGCAACTCATCCAGCGATTGCTCGACGACCGCGGATTCCTCTGGAGAGAGATCGACCACCAGAGGATCGAGCATGGGTTGTCGCTCGACGCCAGCCGCAGCCATTTGGCCCAGAAACCGCTCATATACGACCCGTTCGTGCGCGGCATGCTGGTCGATCATGTACAGCCCTTCTGGCCCCTCCGCGATGATGTACGTGCTCGCGACCTGCCCAAGCACTCGAAGCGTTGGGAGCGACGGGCGTGGCGCCTCGCGAACCGGTTGCTGGGGTTGACTGGACGCGTTCGAGGACGGCAGCGGTACTGATGGCCGCTGTTGATACGGCTGGTGGTCGATAACCGGCAACGATGTGGGCAAGTATCCTCCGGCAACTGGTGCGGAGCTCTCGATCCGAATGCGGGGAGGTTCGGCGCGAGGAATGCGCGAGAGCGTGGCATGCGCCGCCCGCGAGATGGCCCGAGCCACAGCCCGCTCGTCCGCAAACTTCACCTCCGCTTTGGTCGGATGAACGTTGACGTCCACAAACTCCGGATCGAGCGAAATGCGCACAAGTGTGACGGGATGACGGCCCACCATCAGCAGGGTGTGATACGCCTCTTCCAGTGCGTACATCAACGTGCGGCTTTGGATCTGGCGCCCGTTGACGAAGAAGATCATTTGCTGCCGGTGGGATCGCGTTACCGTTGGCGCGCAGAGCCAACCCGTGACGGTCACACCGGGCACCCGTGCGTCAAGATCGGGCTCCTGTAGCTCGATGGCGGCGCGGCCGACATCGATGCCATAGACGGAGGTTGCCGCTTCGATCAGGTCGCCGCTTCCCTGAGTCGAGAAGCTGCGCCGCCCGTCCACATCGAATGAGAAGCCAATCTCAGGATAGGCCGCCGCATAGGCTCCGACCAAACGAGTGATGAGCCCGCTCTCGGTCGAAGGTTGCCGCTGGAACTTGCGTCGCGCCGGAACGTTGTCGAAGAGGTCACGCACCTGCACAACAGTGCCGCCACCCCCACTTTCGGCCAGTGTGGACCCGATGCTTCCGAATTCGACTCGAACGGACGCCGCCTGAGGCGCTTCATGCGAACGCGATTTCACACGCAGCGACGAGACGGCAGCAATGCTCGGCAACGCTTCTCCTCGAAAGCCAAGCGTGTGCAGTCCGTCCAGGTCCTCGAATGCGCTCAACTTCGACGTGGCGTGTCGCTGCAACGCAAGTGGCAGTTCGTCTGCCGCGATGCCGAACCCGTTGTCGACAACTTCGATCAATCGCGTGCCACCGGCTTCGATCGAAACGGCGATGCGTGTCGAGTGCGCGTCGATGGCGTTCTCGATCAGCTCCTTCACGACCGACGCTGGGCGCTCGACCACCTCGCCAGCGGCGATCTTGCCAATCGTTTCGTTGTCCAGGAGTTGTATGGGCACAGCGCTGCGTTTCGAATCGATCGGAGCGGGGTTGCTCACGACGAAGGTAGCATCTCCGGCGAAAACGGAACACCCCGCCGGTGCGCAGAAACGTAGCGATTGCCTGCTTCGAAGAAACGCAACTCGAGTTCAGGGGATTTCGTAATCCCGATTCGTTCACCCACGACGAGGGAGGCGCGTGCGCTCGCGGGTGTGATCCAGATGGCATCCGAAGTTGCCAGATCGACCTTGTGCAGACCGTCGTCGATCCCGAATGCCTGGCAGAGTTTTCCGGGGCCCGACGCCAGCTGCCGTAGTGCCGTCAAGCCACGGCGTTTCTCCATCAAGTCGATTCCGTCGAGTGGTTCGACAGCACGCACCAGCACGGCTCCCACGCTTTCCGGAGCATGGGCAACGATGTTGAACATCCAGTGCATCCCGTAGGATCGGTAGATGTAGATCGTTCCCGGCGCACGTTGCATCACATCCTGGCCGCGTTTCGACCACGCTGCATGAGATGCGCGATCGGAGGCATCGAGATATGCCTCGGTTTCGACAATGCGCCCGGACGTCACCCCGGCGGTCGAATAGCGCCAAAGCACGCAGCCGATCAGATCGACCGCGACGGTGGCCGTCGGGCGCTCGAAGAATCCTCGATCGAGACGGTCAGCCACCGAGTTCGTTCAGTCGCCGCTCGAGTAGCGCAATGCGCTCGACCGCGCTTGCCAGGCGGTCGCGCTGGACCTGCACCACCTTCTCAGGAGCGCGCGCCACAAAACCTTCGTTCGCCAACTGAGCCTCAGCGCGGATTCGCTCGGCGACTGCCTCTTCGAGCTCCTTCGCAATGCGCTCACGCTCTGCCGAAAGATCGACCAATCCGGCCAACGGGAGAACGGCGACGAGATCGTCAGCAGCGACAACGACATCGCCTTGTTCGGCCCGCGGCTCACCGACTTCGATTGTCAACTGATCGTCGCCAATACGGGCCAGCAGCCCGATCTCGCGCCGTGCGCCTTCGAAAACCGCTTGCGACTCGGCAGGAGTGAAGATCGATGCCGCGATCCAGCGTCCCGGCTCCACACTCGATTCGGTGCGGATGTTGCGCACCCGACTGACAAGCTCCATGAGCCGCGACCAGTCGCGTTCCGCGGCCAGATCACGCTCTGCCGCCTGCGGCCACGAGGAAACCATGATGCTCTCGCCCTGGTGCGGAATCGCTTGCCACATCGATTCGGTTGCAAACGGCATGAACGGGTGCAGGAGTCTCAGCGATCGATCGAGCACCCAGGCCAGCGTTTGCGCCACCTGCTGCTTCTCGTCGGGCGTTCCGCGCAAGCGCACTTTGGCCGCCTCGATGTACCAGTCGCACAGTTCTGACCAGATGAAATCGCGCAGTCCTCGCCCAGCTTCGAGGAAGGAATAGGTCTCGAGCAGATCGCTCGTCTCCGCGATGACCGCATTCGTCCGACTGACGATCCACCGGTCGACCAGAGCAGTGCTGGTGGGCGCAACTGGTCCATTTGCATCGAGCTCGACCTGCGTTTCACCGAAGACGCGCGTGGCGAAACGGGTCGCATTCCAGATCTTGTTGATAAAGTTCCGCGCGGCCTCGATTTGCCCAACGTGAAGCTTCGAGTCCTGGCCAGGACCGCTTTGCGTCACCAGCGCGTATCGCAGCGCGTCTGCGCCATATGTGGCAGTCAGCTCGGTTGGGTCGAGCACATTCCCTTTGGTCTTGGACATCTTGGCGCCGACCGCGTCCCGCACGGTGCCGTGCAGATAGACCGTATGGAACGGCAGTTCCCCTTGCATCTCCAGCCCGAAGAAGACCATGCGCGCGACCCAGAAGAAGAGGATCTCGTAACCGGTCTCCATCACGTCTGACGGGTAGTAGCGGGCAAGGTCAGCTGTCTGTTCGGGCCATCCGAGTGTCGAGAACGGCCACAGGCCCGAGCTGAACCAGGTGTCGAGCACGTCCTCGTCCTGCAGCACGGGACCACCGCATTCAGGACAAGTGGCGACAGTGTCATCCTCGGAGACGGTCAGGTGGCCGCACGACTGGCAATACCAGACGGGGATGCGGTGTCCCCACCAAAGCTGTCGAGAAATGCACCAGTCGTGGATGTTCTCCATCCAGTTGAGATAGACACCTTTGAATCGCTCAGGAACGAAGCGCAAGCTTCCGTCTTTGGCCGCCTGGATTGCGGGTGCAGCGAGCGGGTCCATCTTGACGAACCATTGCTCACTGATGAGCGGCTCCACCACGGTTCCACACCGGTCGCAATGACCGACGGGATGAGCGTGCTCAGTCACGCCGCGTAGCGCGCCATCCTGTTCGAGACGCGCCACCACTGCCGTTCGCGCCGCCGGAATGGTCATTCCCTCGAACGGCCCACCCTCCACATTGATCGTGCCATTCGGGTTCATGATGTTGATCGACGGAAGGTTGCAGCGACGTCCGATTTCGAAGTCGTTCGGATCGTGGGCTGGGGTGACCTTGACCGCTCCGGTGCCGAACGACATATCGACGGCATCATCGGCCACGATTGGAATCAAGCGATTCAGGATCGGCAGGCGCACGTGATTCCCGATCAGGTCGGAGTAGCGCTCGTCGTCGGGATGGACAGCGACCGCCGTGTCGCCAAGCATCGTCTCGGGGCGCGTCGTCGCGACGATGATCTCGCGATTGGGATCGCCATCCACAGGGTACGCCAGCTGCCAGAGATGTCCTGGCACGTCCTTGTGCACGACTTCGAGATCCGAAAGCGCTGTCATGCAGCGCGGACACCAGGAAATGAGCCGGCTCCCGCGATAGATCAACCCCTTGTCGTAGAGGTGCTTGAAGACCTTTCGCACGGCGCGGGAGGGCCCGGGGTCCATCGTGAACGCCAGCCGGGTCCAGTCGCATGACGCGCCCAGAATCATCATCTGCTCGCGGATGCGCCAACGCATCGGGTCCATGTATTCCCAGACCCGTGCCAGGAACTTCTCACGCCCCAGGTCGTGGCGCGTCAAACCTTCGGTGGCCAGGATCTTCTCGACCACCCACTGTCCTGCGATGCCGGCGTGGTCGGCGCCAGGCAACCAGAGCGCGCTGTATCCGTTCATGCGGCGCCAGCGGATCATCAAGTCCTGCAAGCTGACGAAGAGCGCGTGGCCGACGTGGAGCTCGCCCGTGACATTTGGCGGCGGCATGATGATGACGAACGGCTCGGCCTCGGGATCATCACTCGGTTGGAAAAAGCCCTGCTTGTCCCACCAGTCGTAGAGTCCCGATTCGACGGCCGCCGGATCGAAGGTTGGCGGAAGTTCTGTTGCTTTCAGTATGTCGGTCAAAGAGGAAGCCCTGGCGTAATCACAATCGCGCAATCTCTCAATTCTATGCCGGTCGGGGGTTGACGATCATGCTACAATCCTCGATGCGATCAAACGTTCGCCTTTTCCCGCTTGGAACAGAACTATGTCGCCGATTCTGGACAAGATCTCCGTTCGCGGTGCCCGCGAGCACAATCTGAAGAATATCGACGTCGATCTCCCGCGAGATCGACTTGTCGTGTTGACCGGACTCTCTGGTTCCGGCAAGTCCTCGCTGGCATTCGACACGATCTTCGCAGAAGGCCAACGACGGTACGTCGAGTCGCTTTCGGCATATGCGCGCCAGTTCCTCGGCCAGATGGAAAAGCCGGATGTCGATCATATCGACGGACTCTCGCCGGCCATCTCGATCGACCAGAAGGGCACCAGCCGCAAT is a genomic window of Thermomicrobiales bacterium containing:
- the mutL gene encoding DNA mismatch repair endonuclease MutL translates to MSNPAPIDSKRSAVPIQLLDNETIGKIAAGEVVERPASVVKELIENAIDAHSTRIAVSIEAGGTRLIEVVDNGFGIAADELPLALQRHATSKLSAFEDLDGLHTLGFRGEALPSIAAVSSLRVKSRSHEAPQAASVRVEFGSIGSTLAESGGGGTVVQVRDLFDNVPARRKFQRQPSTESGLITRLVGAYAAAYPEIGFSFDVDGRRSFSTQGSGDLIEAATSVYGIDVGRAAIELQEPDLDARVPGVTVTGWLCAPTVTRSHRQQMIFFVNGRQIQSRTLMYALEEAYHTLLMVGRHPVTLVRISLDPEFVDVNVHPTKAEVKFADERAVARAISRAAHATLSRIPRAEPPRIRIESSAPVAGGYLPTSLPVIDHQPYQQRPSVPLPSSNASSQPQQPVREAPRPSLPTLRVLGQVASTYIIAEGPEGLYMIDQHAAHERVVYERFLGQMAAAGVERQPMLDPLVVDLSPEESAVVEQSLDELRQVGFDLERFGPSSILVRSVPAVAVGTDVQARLRDILKELGEGGSGSSWLDSVAVSVACHTSIRAGQTLSLQEMRELVEQLERTQQPRACGHGRPTMLKLTQDELERQFWRT
- a CDS encoding DNA-3-methyladenine glycosylase, whose amino-acid sequence is MADRLDRGFFERPTATVAVDLIGCVLWRYSTAGVTSGRIVETEAYLDASDRASHAAWSKRGQDVMQRAPGTIYIYRSYGMHWMFNIVAHAPESVGAVLVRAVEPLDGIDLMEKRRGLTALRQLASGPGKLCQAFGIDDGLHKVDLATSDAIWITPASARASLVVGERIGITKSPELELRFFEAGNRYVSAHRRGVPFSPEMLPSS
- a CDS encoding valine--tRNA ligase; amino-acid sequence: MTDILKATELPPTFDPAAVESGLYDWWDKQGFFQPSDDPEAEPFVIIMPPPNVTGELHVGHALFVSLQDLMIRWRRMNGYSALWLPGADHAGIAGQWVVEKILATEGLTRHDLGREKFLARVWEYMDPMRWRIREQMMILGASCDWTRLAFTMDPGPSRAVRKVFKHLYDKGLIYRGSRLISWCPRCMTALSDLEVVHKDVPGHLWQLAYPVDGDPNREIIVATTRPETMLGDTAVAVHPDDERYSDLIGNHVRLPILNRLIPIVADDAVDMSFGTGAVKVTPAHDPNDFEIGRRCNLPSINIMNPNGTINVEGGPFEGMTIPAARTAVVARLEQDGALRGVTEHAHPVGHCDRCGTVVEPLISEQWFVKMDPLAAPAIQAAKDGSLRFVPERFKGVYLNWMENIHDWCISRQLWWGHRIPVWYCQSCGHLTVSEDDTVATCPECGGPVLQDEDVLDTWFSSGLWPFSTLGWPEQTADLARYYPSDVMETGYEILFFWVARMVFFGLEMQGELPFHTVYLHGTVRDAVGAKMSKTKGNVLDPTELTATYGADALRYALVTQSGPGQDSKLHVGQIEAARNFINKIWNATRFATRVFGETQVELDANGPVAPTSTALVDRWIVSRTNAVIAETSDLLETYSFLEAGRGLRDFIWSELCDWYIEAAKVRLRGTPDEKQQVAQTLAWVLDRSLRLLHPFMPFATESMWQAIPHQGESIMVSSWPQAAERDLAAERDWSRLMELVSRVRNIRTESSVEPGRWIAASIFTPAESQAVFEGARREIGLLARIGDDQLTIEVGEPRAEQGDVVVAADDLVAVLPLAGLVDLSAERERIAKELEEAVAERIRAEAQLANEGFVARAPEKVVQVQRDRLASAVERIALLERRLNELGG